The Penaeus chinensis breed Huanghai No. 1 chromosome 34, ASM1920278v2, whole genome shotgun sequence DNA window GCCGCACTCGCTATCGCCAACCTGACTTGATATCGCCAACCTGCACTCACTATCGCCAACCTACATTTGCTATCGCCAACCTGCACTCGCTATCGCCAACCTACATTTGCTATCGCCAACCTGCACTCGCTATCGCCAACCTGCACTCACTATCGCCAACCTACATTCGCTATCGTCAACCTGCACTCGCAATCGCCAACCTACATTCGCTATCGTCAACCTGCACTCGCAATCGCCAACCTACATTCGCTATCGCCAACCTGCACTCGCAATCGCCAACCTACATTCGCTATCGTCAACCTGCACTCGCAATCGCCAACCTACATTCGCTATGGCCAACCTGCACTCACTACCGGCAACCTACATTCGCTATCGCCAACCTACACTCACTATCGCCAACCTACATTCGCTATCGTCAACCTGCACTCGCAATCGCCAACCTACATTCGCTATCGCCAACCTGCACTCACTATCGCCAACCTACATTCGCTATCGCCAACCTACAATCGCTATCGCCAACCTGCACTCGCTATGGCCAACCTACATTCGCTATCGCCAACCTGCACTCAGAGGCACCTGGAGGGCCTGGTCACCCGCGGCGGCTCTGCTTACACCGCCCCGGCACGCGCGCGGTGTTGGGATTCACCGCGTGTGGCCTGGCGGGCGCCTCTCCCGCCGGGGACTTTGCTTGTgcggaaagaggaagtgggaggcggAGAGCGGATGAGACacggaggaaagaaaacggacgaaagaaaagaaagtggaagaaatcAGGTAAAGAgtaagaggggaggatgagaggaaggggatagaaaaagaacaaaactaTAGAGGAACATAATCAAGAGGAAAGCGAGCCTTAGCGGCCGACTCGGCTCGTCGGCGCAGCGCAAGATCTGGTTACTAACGTGTTCGAGTTGCAAAATTTGCTTACCGATTCTGGGCACAGGCTCAGTTGTgcgctggatctctctctctctctctctctctctctctctctctctctctctctctctctctctctctctctctctctctctctctctctctctctctctcgctctctctctatctcttgctctctctttctctctctctctctctctctctctctctctctctctctctctctctctctctctctttctctttctctttctctttctctttctctctctctctctctctctctcgctctcgctctctctctctctctctctctctctctctctctctctctctctctctctcgctctctctctatatcttgctctctctttctctctctctctctctcactctctctctctctctctctctctctctctctctctctctctcgctctctctctatctcttgctctctctttctctctctctctctctctctctctctctctctctctcgctctctctttctctctctctctctctctctctctctctctctctctctctctctctctctcgctctctctcgcactctctctctctctctctctctcgctctctctcgctctctctcgctctctctctctctctctctctctctctctctctctctctctctctctctctctctcgctctctctctcgctctatctctcgctctctctctctctctctctctctctctctctctctctctctctctctctctctctctctctctctctctctctctctctctctctcaaaaggctTAACGCATGTCCATGCGTCAGTCCATTGAGAATTCGCACTTGCCCAAACCGGTTTTAAAAGTCCTACCCCAGGGCGCCTCACACGCCGGGTCCCAAACACAGCTGGTCGCCCTGCATGTAGGAACCCCCGTTTATGTCCTTATAGGGAGGGCGGAGTGGGCTGACCCCTCAGGCCGCCCGCACGAGCGACTGGGCGTGGGGGAGGTGGGCGGCACGGGGTCCTACGCAAGCGTAAGGAAGAATCGAATGAGTTAGAAAGAAAATAGAGCAAAAAgcgaggagggatgaggaagtaATGAAGTAGgcgggaaggaaatgaaggactGGTAAAAGAAGAGAACATGAATAAATATCTAGAATATGAACGAGCAGCAAGAGACAAAGGAACGCAGAACGAGGGAAATGGCCGACGAATACTACAAAATACTGATATGAATCGAAAAGAAAGTCAGTAGGAAGAAAGTTTGAGAGTATGAGGTATTCGTCCCGGCCTGGTGAAAAAAGAGGGCGAAAAAGACCCCTTCTATGGGCGTCCGCAGAGGGGCACGAGAGGCGGGCGTGGGAGGTCGCTGAGTCTATATTCCTCCCGGGCATTGCAAGGTGCAGGGTCACCACCTATTCGGTCGGAAACTCGTCAAACTGCCTCCACTCGATCGTGACAGGTGCTGGGGGCCGTGAGCGCCTCTCGCTGTAGTCTTAGACATGTTTCGTTCGATTTTTCTTTTACCATCATGCCCTGAACCTTTGTATCTTTGTAATATTAATGTTTCAGGCGAAATGCATCTCGCCCGGACTCTTGCTCAGAACAATCTAGAAAGCTAAATATAAGATACATGCTCTAGTTCAGTCTGTCACCAGGCGTTTCCGCGACCGTAGTAGCATTTATTTATAGTTAGTATTCAATTGGTGAACAAGCCGTTGGCATAACGCATGTACTTATTCCTTCTAGAAAAATAAATTTGGATTTTGACACTCCTGTCTTATAGATTTGCACCggcatctattattttttttttcaaaattatcacAAATTCTTTTACACGTATTTATTTTGAGGCTAGTTTTTCAGTTTCGCCCCAACAAACATAAATGAGTCCTTCTGAAATATCTGAGCATGTATCTTCGAATTGTAAACGGCGTTAAAGtgaataagggaagggagaacgGGGCTAAAATTATTCGTTAATTTCTGGCACTGTTTCCCTGTGCAAATACGAGAGATAATTGCAGTGCCACACGAAGGCAGTCTGAAAACGGGAATCGCGGGTACTTCTTATCCTATGTGTTTTTAAGCACAGGACTAGTGCTGAAATCTCGTTATTTGGATTGCAGTTGGCAAGAAGATTATCTTTAAAGTTTATATAAGTTTCATGATAACTTCATGGTTGACTTTTTTTCTTCGATACACAGCTCAAGCATTCCGATGTGGATTAGATTGATGTTAGTCACGTGGGGCAAAAGAGGCGTACTCTTCGTCACTTCGGTCACCCGGTCAGGTAATCTGTGCCACTCGGATGAACCAGAAACCGATTTGCACACATTTCGTGTTATTGCAAGTCCTCTCTTCCTGTTGATGGTGTTCGCGGACGAGGTAagggtgttctctctctctctctctctctctctctctctctctctctctctctctctctctctctctctctctctctctctctctctctctctctctctctctctttcactcagtcAATCAAACGTCTCTTGCAAGAATCATGCTAATCAGCGATGCGATGATGTCCTCTCAAATTGCATAACACAGGCAGTCACTCTACGAAAATAAAGTCTTATGGATCCCACCTCGCCTACCTCCTTGGGCTTAGGCATctctgcggctgcggctgcggtggTGGAGGCGCTGGAGGCGGCGTGGAGGAGTTCCCTGCGCGGAGGTTGCGGGCACACTGAGGCGATGCCCCACGCGGCGGCCTCGCGCGGGGCAGGCGAGAACGCTCGATGCTAGCCTACCTGCCTCTCCTCGCCACTTCTGACCCTGAATTCCGGAACTGCTTAAATGATTCTTCTCTCGAatgtttaattttttcttctccaGAAATACGAACAGATAGGCGATTCCCACATCCCGTGCTTGCGCTGGCGAGTGAATGACCTCTTACTGGGACAACTCGGAACTGCAGCGTCCGGCCGTCCGCATCCATGGTCTACGACCCCAGGCCCCACTCCTACACAGTGACCTACTTTGGCTTATTAATTagttagtttgaaaaaaaaaaaaaaaaaaatcccgagtaCATCGCATACCAGAGCGAATTCCAAATAGAAATGACCGACGTGGCATCCTTTGCGACATCGGTGAAAGTGACACCGTTGCGGCGGATCTGCGCCCGACCCTCTGTCCCGGTGGGCCGGCGGGGCGGCGGTCGGGCCCGAAGTGGCTCACGCGATGCGGTCACGGCGAAGAGAGGGGGCTCTgcctaggtgtatatacatatgtagatatgtatgtatatatatatatatatatatgtgtgtgtatatatggatgtatgcacacaaacacacacgcacacacacacacacacacacacacacacacacacacacacacacacacacacacacacactcatatatatatatatatatatatatatatatatatatatatacatacacacacatataagtaggtatacatacatacagataaataaatatacatatatatatacatacatacatatatatatatatatatatatatatatatatatatgtgtgtgtgtgtgtgtgtgtgtgtgtgtgtgtgtgtgtgtgtgtgtgtgtatgtgtgtgtgtgtgtaagtgtatgtgtgtgtgtgtgtgtgtgtgtgtgtgtgtgtgtgtgtgtgtgtgtgtgtgtgtgtgtgtgtgtgtgtgtgtgtgtgtgtgtgtgtcta harbors:
- the LOC125043670 gene encoding homeobox protein Hox-B4-like, coding for MDADGRTLQFRVVPASIERSRLPRARPPRGASPQCARNLRAGNSSTPPPAPPPPQPQPQRCLSPRRKLTTASGNLQRRSRTASMRSSSPWRRCASPPPSPSSAARSSWSDHSSKTSLAFPYL